The window gaactaatgcatgtgtgtacgttgcctaagactgtgtacacacgtcagatgattctcaccagATACGACCCGTTGGGCTTGTCTCAGACAAGGATCTGACAtgtgtcctggtggatccacgaacgatgaaagATGAATGACTCCAATGGAAaaaaagggaggagagcacagtggggtgctgctcacgtgttcttccccctcctctctccatatatgtataaacagcgctcgttcattcatcttttagtcaTTTATCTCTGCAAATTGTGAAAGACCTTTTACAACCTCAAAAATCGACCGTgggtacatagcctaagtcttgGTAATCAGCCACCAGATCTTTTGTGCAGACATTTACAAGTTGGATGTTTTCCGCTTGGCTAATCCTTGTCCACTAGGTTTTCCTGGCAGCAATCTGAATCACATTTGCCTGTTGGGTTTGCTTCTTGCAACAGTTTCTTGGTCCCCCTACTGATCCCCCCTTATTTTTAGGACTTCTTTTAggtgttaaagcgtacctaaatttagaatttttactttacctaaaagacaacccttttatttaaagtaaaatttttttttttttttaagtgcagcacccttGCTTTATGGAAACAAACAGCCCGACAACAATGGATAAACAGAGTTAATGGATAGACAGAGTTTGGTCACCAGAATATCTTAGTTTCAGCAGTAATAAtagttaattaattaatttctgGACAGTTGtatacaatgtacagcactgcgtaatatgttggcgctatataaatcctgtttaataataataataataaaatgtctgccGGGGAATTGCTGTATGATGTGCATTTATTGGTGTGCTACTATAAGTTTTTTGGGagactgttctttttttcccctttccccaatttttttcttttcccctttactCCCCCCTAcaatgtttgttaatattattcacaaaatgtttttgacttCTCAGAAGCCATTTAATGCAGATTGTTATCAAATATGACGATAGATGTGACAATACCTGACTGCTGTATGTACTTACTAATTTGTGTACATCATTGTTGttcatggttgttttttttggatgtcaAATTTCaaatcctgggaggctcttggctgttccttctgcacatacccgagaTCGTGACATacgaagaaggagcagccaagagcctcccaggatgctgtagccttttcatcaataggcgcatgcgcagtgagattggcaatctttttcccaatctacatcacccgatcccacgcctgtgcagtgcgagatcgggtgactcaggaagaagagagaagaagatgtcggggCCCGGAGCTTCCCCTGTGCCGAGCcgaagatggatactgggacgacgtggaacccaaatgaagaaacctcccgacagatagatGGATCTGCgggatgtgtttttttgtttgttgcccTCACAAAGAACAATAGGGACAACTATTTTTTTGCATCATAAAAGCCAATTCCATTTGAGTTCATCCAAATGGACAAATccccaaaaaagttattttttttgttttttttttattgtttttgcaataTTTGATCACATGAGATCTCAGCCTAAACCACTTACCACAACTACTGGAAtttcacttttgttttactttagtaTTACTTTGCAGGAAATGCTTCGGTATGGTGTTCTACAGGGAAGACCCCATCACTAGATTTAGCAAACGATATAAGAAAACAGTGGGATCGTAAACCCAAATACCCTGAATATCAAGATTTTGCTTCACACTTTCTTTAGGAATTGCAATTTACAGATCTTTTGGTTCAACTGATTACAAATTATTGATAAACTGCTCCCTCTGTTGCTTGATTGTCAAGTTTCCTATTCCAGGATTCAGAGCGCTCAAAGAAAGATGAGTCTGTATACTTGGAGTGTTGATCATCTCCTGCAACCAGATGACCCCATTGTCAATCTCAGACAGCATGTGTTACAGTTCTCCCCTGACCCCATACAGCCCAATCACCCAGGACAGAATCTAAAATTGACTTCCAGGACACAAGAGGAATTCCCAAATTGTGATACATTTCCTGCTATGAAAAATACAGTGGAGACAGGTATGTGAAAAGTGTGCATGGATTGTCATATGAACTTTTCAGGATAACAGAATCGAGTCATTGATACGGATTCTCTACATTCCACATACATTCTATTTATCTTACTGCTTATTGACACAAACAGAAGGAGCTATGAGATGTAGAGTCTGACTCACCTACTGCAGGATAATACAAAATGAAGCTTTGTAATGTGGAGTCTGATCCTCCTACTACAAGGAGACACAAACAGGTGGAAACTATTACATGTAGTGTCTGCCTCTTTAAAGGTTAACACTTAAGGTTGACACAAAAAGAAGGGAACTAAAGGacacaaatactgtttttttattatagggtGCCACAGACAAAACATTTGTGTTATtcacctgatttaataaagctctccaaggccgaggaggatacactttcatcagcgaagcagggtgatccagcacacctggaatggatttattaaaagtaatttgctagcagatgttttgaatcctggaacagagcCATTCcatcccagcttcactgatgaaagtgtatcctctctaagctttaatattttaggcccATTGAGTCTGCTTCTCCTACTCTGGGTTGACACAACCAAAAAGGAACAATATGATATTAAATCTGTCCCTTCTACTGTAGAGGAacagacagaaagaaaatatgaaatacagAGTTTGTTCCTACTTCTTTAGGATCACACAGAAGAGAACTATGTCAGAAATCTTTACCTAGGGTTGTCCTGTCTGAGACAATTACCAACCATTTTGAAAGATCACATGTTAAAAGGCCCCCCAAGCATGaaatgaatttgttttgtttttgcataaagAGGAATATTTTGAAAATAAGACCATTGTTCCACTGCTGGTTAATGGACTGTGTAAATGTTGacttcttttttctctgtttagaTCTTGGTCTGCTGCACCCAGAAAGAAACAGATGTCCGTACAGCAAGAAACCACAACTGGAGTGCAGAGTGTGTGGAAAGATGTTTAGAAGTACAAGTTCTCTTACCAAACACGTTGCAAGCCATAGTCAGGAGAGAAAACATGTGTGCGACATCTGCAAAAAAGCCTTCAAACGGCAGGACCACCTGTATGTATCAAGACTTGGAGAGTTGATCAACTTCCTTAAAAAATTGATACAAATcaagtattttttgtaaaattttatgtAAATGGCAGCTGTACCTTCCTGTGCTAAACCTTCCCTAGCAgattatttgctatttgcattAAATTCCAAAGTATAGTGTTTACAGGATAGTGTTTCCATGTAGTGTTTACAGGAAATCCCCTGTCTAGGACctccatcagaaatttctgggccctatactaggtaaactttcAAGGGCCCCCTCtcctatgtctaaaagttccagcattgcaaaagtcaaaattTTTTGATCTGGGCCTGGTACCCTTGTCCTCCCTGAAGGCGGCCTTGCTTCTGACTATGCTGGAGGTTCCCAGAAACACTGCAACGGGAAAGGAAATATTAGTGCAGCTTGCTCACTTTTGATGGTCATCTGATGATTTTGGAACCCTTTTGATTAGCTGTATTGTAGAAGAGGTCTATTCAAAAGCAAGTATAAGAATGTTGTGAGAAAAGGACTCAAGAGGTCCTCCAAGCTAAATGCGTAGCTCAGTAAAGCCCTCTTAGAACAGAAAGTACTCATGTGTCTCATTCCATCATATCTAAAAAATGCTCAGCACAATAAGAAAAGCTATTCGAATCATTCCTTCACAAAATCCTTATTGGTAATACTTGCTTACAGGGGCTCAATTCCTACTTCAGTAGAAGTTATGGTTTATATACACTGCACTGGTCATTGCCAAAAAGGAAGAAACAGCTGAATGTATTGTGGAGTATATGCCTCTAAAATATTAAGTTAAATTGAGAAGCTTATTTGGCATTGAGGCGTAATGGAATGatttgcatgtattaaaataggaaataaCACTTATTTTTGGCATAGAAGTCAGATAAAGATAAACTGAATgaatttttttgtcattagttcattttatttgctgcattgAACTGCCTTTCAAAAATATAGTGTAgtatcatttgtatttattacagtaattactgtatatactcaagtataagccaaCCATGGTAAGCACTTATGTcataaataggaaaaatgctTGATTAAAGTTAAAGTCTTGGGGGGAAAATGCAGCTATATCACATTTCACACTTCATTCCCATCATAGTCAGAGGATGATTACTGACTAGGAATAATCCCCCTTACTCGCTCTCCACCTATTATTCATAGGTGGTCACTGACAGGGAGTATTCACCCCTTACTTCTTCATCCCCCCCCCATTCTTCCTGCATCTACTGACTTTTCCTATCTCAGTGTACCCCCTACACTTCCCTGGCTATTTCCATTGAAGTATACACAAATTAGTTATTATTTATCTGCTTTAATTGCAAAGACCTGGCTTCCATCTGTCCAACCTCAATGTCTGTGGCCAcatcagtatttttattattgaatttttcCTTGCTGCACTGCTTTGCTGGGTGTAAGGGGACATAAcataagaaaaggtaaaaaacagtAGACATGACCCCTAATATTCGTATAAGTATATATAGTAAGTCATGAATATACTAGATGAAGAACCACTGACTTGTATATGTGAAATTAAAATTGTGTAATTGTTCCATACCcgtgtgccattcattgtccccttctgatcactgactcgccgggtaacagactctgttagggcagggatcagcagcttgcttgtcctttgaagttactttcagtttcactctgcactgcagccagcatcgaggagtcacacaaaggcacacagtatcaggtatcgaaggatgtcttatttgcgggggggtgctttattttatttgttggagcaaaaatcagggggtggcttatttgatgggaatgccttatcatcagggaaacacggtagtatattccatttttcattttattgataaaaaaatctaACCACTCCTTAttagtattttatacatttttgttgtcaATGTAAAGTCCATTTCCTAAAGATCTTTTTATTAGttataaatggaaaaatacattttttccactaactttttttggccagttgTTATTCAtcttattaaattttatttttaatttaaatttgtttttcatttaatagagtagtgaatctttttttttttgctatcattgGGGAgaattccctttacttcctgtcctatacACTCAGGAAgtgaaaatatatctttttaagtcCTTTACGGAAGATTTATCTTCTGTTTCATTTCTTGGGGGGAATCCAAAGGTGTGTGGTCTGGTCTCATCCTCCTTCTTTGTGACATTGGTGATTCAGATAGTTGGACAGAATTAATTTCCCAAACTGgaccacataaaaaaacattgacagaGATTCTATCCCCTGGCTGCTCTGGTAAAAAAAGGGTTGCCTTTTGAGCTGCAAGAAGTTAGAGGAAAAACTTTtctccacttttctttttttacatggaacTTTATATTTTGTGCTGTATGGTCAGAGTCAGTTTTTGATACTCAGAACCTCAAGATCAGACCCAAGATCACCCAAGGGccacacataaaatgtaataaatgtaatgcaaaagaaaattggTACAGGTACATATCAGGGCAAAAGATACATGCttgctacaagagatggtcagggactgggGACTTGCTGCTTGGGACAATCACAGACTGAATATGGTATGGGACACAGCTGtcaactccagtcctcaaagggccacatacaggctaGGAATTTAATGTAAACAGTTATTTGCTGAAACCTtcctaaatttactgctgtctgttagtataaaaaaaaattagataggGGATTGATGATACATAGGTTTAGTGTAAAAGTAACCAAACTAGAACTcggaaaaatattttctttactggCCTGCATAGGAAAAATTGTTACTTGTAAATGGACAGGttctattagaaaaatgttttctgagaataaaaatgttgcttaggtgtttgtcttttcttttagtaATGGACATATGCTGACCCATCAAAATTCTAAACCATATGTGTGCACCGAGCTAGGATGCAACAAAAGCTACTGTGACTCCAGATCCTTGAAGAGACATCTTATAGTTAACCATGGACAAGTTACAGGGAAGAATATCAGTGCTTTGAATTCCACTTGTAATGAATCCCTGAAAAAGGAACAACCTATGCCATTTCTTCTTTTACCTTTAGGCACTAAGGTGCAGAAAGTTCCTTTACAAGCATCTCTTTCCATCATGGATCTTATCCGGTACCAGATAAACTCACAGGAAAAGATGGTGTCAAATGAGGTTATCCAAGATTCCAGTAGGAGCCCTAGGGTGGAGGCAGAACATACTCACTTGGACTCTATTCCATCAAACACATATACTTTGGTAAATGACACCAGTGAGGTTTCTGAGGGTCCAAGAATTCTTTTATACCCAGATCAAGACCCATGATCAGAACCTTCAGGATTTTGGACTGAAGAAGCCTTAAACAGCATTAGTTCTGAGCAAAACATGTTTTCCTATTCTATGGATGGATCTTCACAGTGTTTGGTCCAAGATACTGCAAATAGTCAACCAGTGGAATATAATCTGAACCAACCAGTAGAAAAATATATGTCTTCAGCAAGCACCTCATTGGATACTCCACTAAGTGACCAAAACCAGAAACCTCTGGACACTTTATCCTCAGTCCAGCAAAGTTTTTCAAAAGTGACTCACCCAACTTATGAAAGTTACAAGTTGCAAAGTCAGCAAACCTTTAATTCCTTAGTGAACTTTCCATCATTGCTTTCCCAAGAACAATCTCAGAAACATCCCAAAATGGCAACCTACTTTGGTAGAGATGATGAACAAAAGCATGATTTTATGAAAGCTGATGCTCCAACCTCATACAGTTGTCCTTGTTCTGTTATTTACTCAAATATTGGAAATCAGAAAAGCCAGGTATTTGCTGATTGTCTTTCTTCAAATGCTCTCAAGTGCAGCAGTCAGCTGACAAGCAGCAAAAGTAAAGATGACCAGAACTTTGAAATTAATCACCAACAATCTCCTAGTAAAGAGCATGCTTTTTGTGTAGACAATGTGGTTTCTCCAAGCCAGGTTGCAGTGGAATATTTTCCATTCTCAGCaaatttgccagaaaaaaaaacctcagattttGCAAGTTTCAACATGTTTGAGGTAAGTAAGTAGCACAGAATGAGTGAATGAATGAGCTGATAATGGTACCTACTGTATAtagttgtttactttttttaaaaaaaagagtgcaactCTGCCCCTTTATTTgtagagcctcccaggatacttacgtcactcatcctgagaggctctggctgctccttctgcacatgccctagtctcaggcatgcgcagaaggggcatttttcctcctagtgGAAAAAGAAGCCGATCTCACGTATGCTCAGTGAAATCGTCTCTCTCTTTTATTCCCCATTCAtagtggctacgtcacctgatctcgcacctgcgcagtgcgagatcgggtgacgaaaaaagaagatggaggaGAAGATTGAAGatcagtatttcatttttttcacagagACATTAGCacacttagggcctgatttattaaagttcttaaGGGTCAGAGAGGGTCAGACtttctggatcccccaggtttacTCATgaaagtctgtcttctccagtcatggagagctttagtaaatcaagcttTTTTGTCTTGTGGCTGCACTGTATTGTACATTTTGGAAAGGAATGTAGCCAACCTTGGACAGCAGTACATGTGGAGTGGTGATTGTTAAATGGACTAGTAGATTTAGATTGAAGTATATAAGAGAAATATAATGTAAAGCTTAACTGCATCACTTTTTGAGGAGTCACaccaacttgttttttttttttacatttgggatTACGTTGCCATTTAAGGTATTACAAGCTGATTATGGTAAGCACCCCTGTCAGGGTTTAATGGATTGTCCAAACTGCCTAATTGCTCCTTTTACTAGACGTCTTGACCTTTTAAATgaagttttataatacagatttaCTGACGTGATCAACAAGTAATACAACTGTTGCATtggtgacacaaaaaaaaaaaaatcagccatgtTACTGCTACTGCATCACAATGGTATTTTTCTGTCTTAGTTATGCTTGCAAGGGTAAGTGTTGAGAAGAAGTGACATTTTTAAGAATCAtaggtgttacattttttgcactatAAGCTCTATACCCAAATATACTCTTCTAGGCAGCAGGCGTCTTAAGTATTTGTTTGCTAGGAGATACTGAAGTTTACAGAACtctattgtgttttatttctgaaaataccTACCTGGTTGCCACCATGACCCTTCAGTACTTATAAGCCACTGAGCTAAACAGATATGCAGATAAGAAATGTAGACTTTCCCCCAATTGCTTATCTTAGTGTATGATTCTGACCTCACCATTATCAGAAGGAGGTCATCAATGGCAGCTCTGGTTTTTCCTCTTATattaagtttactttaaatacattatttgcaCGTCTCACTAGTTTTTTAACTGTTGGCTTGGAAAAGATTGGATGTGTGATAGATTTACCGTGGATATTCATATTATACTAGACGTTactaattaaagtatatatttagcTTTCCAGTAGGTTTTAAGTAGGTAAGTATATCTTTAGCTTTCACAATTAGCACATtcttttgataaaaaatgttcactatgcgctaaaatgcagaaaatagaaTGTACAAATGTGTAAGTTCTGCAGTACCTATTTACTACCACAAGATGGTGTTTGCAGACAGCATGGATGAGTGGCTATAATAACACATTGCAAACAATTAATGACAATAAGTTTTTGCTGTATCCTTACTgctgtattactttttttagtCAGAAAATACACATGACCTTCCTTGTGAAAAAAGCAACAGCACTGATTTTACAGACAGGTAATGTTATCAGCCGGTATGAGGTATGACGTTGGAGATCTTTAAAGTGTATGGaaagccaaatcttttttttttttacctttacattgaGAGGAGATTGGTGAGGAACCCTGACAGTTTTTTCTGTCGTCCTGTTGGAGTGGTTTTCTCTTCATTACAATCCTTATACTCTGTGAGTAAAGAGAGTGTGTATGCTCTGCTGTATTAATGATAGACAACCCAGAAGgtataaaagagaaaacattctttaaaacacCTCACAGTTTATAATGTTTActataaaggtattttatataGCTCTTTCACATTTTAGATTATACTGTATCCCATATACAGAATTGTAGACATTTTCTAATGTGACATTTCCCTGCAATCACTTCCTGATTAAGAACTGGTGGGATAACACAAGAGTCAACTAGAAAATACTTTGGCTTCCCACTCATCCCAATCAAACATGACTAATATATTACTTGATGAGCAAATATTGCAGCCTTTACATGcatatttatttgcaaacaagGTTTATGAACCTCAAcatatttatttgcaaacaagGTTTATGAACATTACTTAAAGGCCACTAGAAGAACTATAGGATTCCTTTCACATACCTGAGGTGCCAAGTGAGCCTCACTAATAGTGCAAACACTCCTGGGGTAAGAGGGCAGGGATTGTAGGGACAAACAAGCAGCATAGGTGTCTGTGGATGATTTTGGCATCACGAAAACCTATAACTGATGTTATCAAGCAATTTAAAGTAACAATGAGATGTACATCACCAGAAAAAAACCATGCTGGGGGTAAGACAATGCCAAATCAACAAGCAGAGAAGGAGACAGGAATAGGCTGGGTCAGTAAAATGTGGAGTGAAGAATATAGTGAAGAATATAGCATATAGTAGAAATTGTAGGCAGTATACAAGGCAGGTCAATAAACAAGGTAAGCAGAAGAGACGCACAACATTTCTGTGTTGCATTCACAGGTGGCCATGCTGTTAAAGTGTTGTGTGTAGGGGGAAGTTTTATATAGTGAAATGTTACTCATTGTTTTTTGCTATTTAGTTTCCACCTTAAATAGCAGGTGATCTTTGCattcctcctgtgttactgtatgATTGGAACCACAGCAGGAACCAAAGCAGATCTGTGCTGGC is drawn from Pyxicephalus adspersus chromosome Z, UCB_Pads_2.0, whole genome shotgun sequence and contains these coding sequences:
- the ZNF541 gene encoding zinc finger protein 541; the encoded protein is MSLYTWSVDHLLQPDDPIVNLRQHVLQFSPDPIQPNHPGQNLKLTSRTQEEFPNCDTFPAMKNTVETDLGLLHPERNRCPYSKKPQLECRVCGKMFRSTSSLTKHVASHSQERKHVCDICKKAFKRQDHLNGHMLTHQNSKPYVCTELGCNKSYCDSRSLKRHLIVNHGQVTGKNISALNSTCNESLKKEQPMPFLLLPLGTKVQKVPLQASLSIMDLIRYQINSQEKMVSNEVIQDSSRSPRVEAEHTHLDSIPSNTYTLVNDTSEVSEGPRILLYPDQDP